A genome region from Arthrobacter sp. SLBN-100 includes the following:
- the rlmB gene encoding 23S rRNA (guanosine(2251)-2'-O)-methyltransferase RlmB, which translates to MANNGRRSVKAKKGPTIGTGGHGRKALEGKGPTPKAEDRPYHKAHKAKQLSERSAAKRNTGARSAGAAKSGPKGRATEEVVTGRNSVVEALRAGIPAKALHVAIRIEMDDRVKESLKIAAERGIPLMETGKPELDRMTDDAVHQGLVLQIPPYEYQDAYELAEDTVAKWKKGHIANAPLFVALDGITDPRNLGAIIRSVSAFSGHGVIVPERRSVGVTASAWKTSAGAAVRVPVARASNLNSALKQFKNMGIFVLGLDGDGDVSLPDLTLATEPVCIVVGSEGKGLSRLVRENCDQIVSIPIDSAMESLNASMAVGISLYEVSRQRAAK; encoded by the coding sequence ATGGCCAACAATGGTCGCCGGTCGGTTAAAGCGAAGAAGGGCCCAACCATCGGAACCGGTGGCCATGGCCGCAAGGCCCTGGAAGGCAAGGGACCCACGCCCAAGGCGGAGGACCGTCCGTACCACAAGGCACACAAGGCCAAGCAGCTCTCCGAGCGCTCCGCGGCCAAGCGCAACACGGGGGCACGCAGCGCCGGCGCGGCCAAGTCCGGTCCCAAAGGACGTGCCACAGAAGAAGTGGTCACCGGCCGGAACTCCGTGGTCGAAGCGCTCCGGGCAGGCATTCCCGCCAAAGCCCTGCACGTTGCCATCCGCATCGAAATGGACGACCGCGTCAAGGAATCCCTGAAGATTGCCGCCGAGCGCGGGATCCCCCTGATGGAGACCGGCAAGCCCGAGCTGGACCGGATGACGGACGACGCCGTCCACCAGGGCCTGGTGCTCCAGATCCCGCCCTATGAATACCAGGACGCCTACGAGCTCGCCGAGGACACCGTGGCGAAGTGGAAGAAGGGCCACATCGCCAACGCGCCGCTCTTCGTCGCCCTCGACGGCATCACGGACCCCCGCAACCTGGGCGCTATCATCCGCTCCGTTTCCGCTTTCAGCGGCCACGGCGTGATCGTCCCCGAACGCCGCTCGGTTGGCGTCACCGCCTCCGCCTGGAAGACCAGCGCCGGGGCGGCCGTGCGTGTTCCCGTGGCCCGCGCCTCCAACCTCAACAGCGCACTGAAGCAGTTCAAGAACATGGGCATCTTTGTCCTGGGCCTGGACGGTGACGGCGACGTGTCACTTCCCGACCTGACCCTCGCCACCGAACCGGTGTGTATTGTGGTGGGCTCGGAAGGCAAGGGCCTCAGCCGCCTCGTCCGCGAAAACTGCGACCAGATCGTGTCGATTCCCATCGACTCGGCAATGGAATCCCTCAACGCCTCCATGGCCGTGGGCATCTCACTGTACGAAGTGTCCCGCCAGCGCGCGGCAAAGTAG
- a CDS encoding thiamine pyrophosphate-requiring protein, translating to MNDRTVADLVVDRLETWGVSRVFGYSGDGINGFMGALRRAEGRVEFVQARHEETAAFMAVGHAKYTGGVGVVTSTQGPGAVHLLNGLYDAKLDGVPVVAIVGQQSRTVLGSAYMQEIELTVLFKDVAAQFVQQVNAPEQLPMVLDRAFRTAKATSSPCVVILPHDIQSAPEPELEQEHGVVITAPSWSTSAKTPRSEDLDAAAAILSGSGKVALLVGQGARHAQAEVVAIAEQLGAGIATSLLGKPYVDETLPFAVGTMGHLGTTASAHLLGNCDALLIVGSNDPWTEFYPPPGAARAVQIDIDERKIGNRYPVEVGLAGDAAAALQALSSRLTARPPGQWRDDVQQEVVRWRALAEERAAVPASPVNPERVVRELNGRLPANALVSIDVGSCVYWYARQLVLPPGVPAHLSGTLASMGCSIPYGIAAKLAHPDRPLVALAGDGAMQMAGIAELVTVAHRWRQWQDPRFVVCVFNNRELSEVTWEQRESEGEPRFRDSQELPDFPFAGYAELLGFTGIRVEDPELLADAWERAFAADRPVVIDVLTDPEVPLLPPFPGGKEKAESMRKVLGEEDDGGRALDLLATYTGQEERG from the coding sequence ATGAACGACCGCACCGTGGCAGACCTGGTTGTGGACCGGCTGGAAACATGGGGCGTCAGCCGTGTCTTCGGCTACAGCGGGGACGGGATCAACGGGTTCATGGGTGCCCTCCGCCGGGCGGAAGGCCGCGTGGAATTCGTGCAGGCCCGGCACGAGGAAACCGCGGCCTTTATGGCGGTGGGCCATGCGAAGTACACCGGTGGGGTGGGAGTAGTCACCTCCACCCAGGGACCGGGCGCCGTCCACCTGCTGAACGGCCTCTACGACGCAAAGCTCGACGGCGTGCCCGTGGTGGCAATCGTGGGGCAGCAAAGCCGCACGGTGCTGGGCTCGGCCTACATGCAGGAAATCGAGCTCACCGTTTTGTTCAAGGACGTTGCAGCCCAGTTCGTGCAGCAGGTCAACGCCCCGGAGCAGTTGCCCATGGTCCTTGACCGCGCTTTTCGGACCGCGAAGGCCACCTCGTCCCCGTGCGTGGTGATCCTGCCGCATGACATCCAGTCCGCGCCCGAGCCGGAACTGGAACAGGAACACGGGGTGGTAATCACCGCCCCTTCCTGGAGCACATCAGCCAAGACCCCGCGCAGCGAGGACCTGGACGCCGCCGCCGCGATCCTGAGCGGGTCGGGGAAAGTTGCACTTCTCGTCGGGCAGGGTGCCCGGCACGCGCAGGCCGAAGTGGTGGCGATTGCGGAACAGCTTGGTGCCGGGATTGCGACCAGTCTCTTGGGCAAGCCGTACGTGGACGAGACCCTGCCGTTCGCCGTGGGCACGATGGGACATTTGGGCACCACGGCAAGCGCGCACCTGCTGGGCAACTGCGATGCCCTGCTGATCGTGGGATCGAACGACCCCTGGACGGAGTTTTATCCCCCGCCCGGCGCCGCCCGCGCAGTGCAGATCGACATCGATGAGCGGAAGATCGGCAACCGCTACCCCGTTGAAGTGGGACTGGCCGGTGACGCGGCAGCTGCACTCCAGGCGCTCAGCTCCAGGCTGACGGCACGTCCCCCCGGCCAGTGGCGGGACGACGTCCAACAGGAAGTGGTCCGCTGGCGCGCCCTGGCGGAGGAACGTGCCGCCGTACCGGCCAGTCCGGTGAACCCGGAGCGGGTGGTGCGGGAACTGAATGGCAGGCTGCCGGCCAATGCCCTGGTGAGCATCGACGTCGGCAGTTGCGTCTACTGGTATGCCCGCCAACTGGTGCTTCCGCCGGGCGTTCCGGCCCATCTGTCCGGCACGCTGGCCAGCATGGGCTGCTCCATCCCGTACGGCATCGCCGCCAAGCTTGCGCACCCGGACCGGCCGCTGGTGGCACTGGCCGGGGACGGCGCCATGCAGATGGCGGGGATTGCCGAACTGGTGACGGTGGCCCACCGCTGGCGGCAGTGGCAGGACCCCCGGTTCGTCGTCTGCGTCTTCAACAACCGGGAACTTAGCGAAGTCACGTGGGAGCAGCGCGAGTCCGAGGGCGAACCGCGGTTCCGGGACAGCCAGGAGCTCCCGGACTTTCCGTTCGCGGGCTACGCCGAACTGCTGGGCTTTACGGGCATCCGGGTTGAAGATCCTGAGCTTCTTGCGGATGCCTGGGAGCGCGCCTTCGCGGCAGACCGGCCGGTGGTGATTGACGTCCTGACTGACCCCGAGGTCCCCCTGCTGCCACCTTTCCCGGGGGGCAAGGAGAAGGCGGAAAGCATGCGCAAGGTCCTCGGGGAAGAGGACGACGGCGGCCGGGCGCTGGACCTGCTGGCAACCTATACCGGCCAGGAGGAACGCGGCTAG
- the ispF gene encoding 2-C-methyl-D-erythritol 2,4-cyclodiphosphate synthase encodes MDITTILPRTGIGLDVHAYAAGDAPRPLWLGGLYWEGERGLAGHSDGDPVAHAAADALFSAAGIGDLGTHFGTSRPEFAGASGVTLLAEAARIVRAAGFEIGNVAVQFVANRPKFGPRREESQRVLSEAAGAPVSVTATTSDGLGFAGRGEGISAVATALVYPRQSGAIG; translated from the coding sequence GTGGACATCACAACGATTCTTCCGCGCACCGGAATCGGCCTCGACGTCCATGCTTACGCGGCGGGGGACGCACCCCGCCCGCTCTGGCTTGGCGGCCTCTACTGGGAGGGGGAGCGCGGCCTCGCCGGACATTCCGACGGCGACCCGGTGGCCCACGCGGCTGCGGACGCCCTTTTTTCGGCAGCCGGCATCGGCGACCTCGGCACCCATTTTGGCACCAGCCGCCCCGAATTCGCCGGCGCGTCCGGAGTCACGCTGCTTGCGGAAGCGGCCCGGATCGTGAGGGCCGCCGGCTTTGAAATCGGCAATGTCGCAGTTCAGTTCGTGGCCAACCGGCCCAAGTTCGGCCCCCGGCGGGAGGAATCGCAACGTGTTCTCAGCGAGGCCGCGGGCGCGCCCGTCAGCGTTACGGCAACCACCAGCGACGGCCTGGGGTTCGCCGGCCGCGGGGAAGGCATCAGCGCAGTAGCCACCGCGCTGGTGTATCCAAGGCAGTCCGGCGCCATCGGCTAA
- the glgP gene encoding alpha-glucan family phosphorylase encodes MKAIRRFTVRTVLPEPIRPLARLASNLRWSWHRPTRDLFAGLNPRLWTESGEDPVGFLGLVSREELQQLAANQSVVERVRAAEEDLDRYLEEPRWYQGLGPDAPASIAYFSPEFGITEVLPQYSGGLGILAGDHLKAASDLGVPLIGVGLLYQAGYFKQSLSRDAWQQETYPVLDPDGLPLTLLREPSPDGNGRPLQVSLPLPNNRRLLAHIWRADVGRVPLLLLDSNVPGNDEAARSITDRLYGGGGDHRLQQELLLGMGGVKALRAFQKLTGTVAPEVFHTNEGHAGFLGIERIQELMAGDEALTFDEALAAGRASTVFTTHTPVPAGIDRFEIAQIHHFFQAGLAPAVPVDRILELGRENYADGNASVFNMAVMGLRLAQRANGVAKLHGEVSRGMFSALWPGFDHSEVPITSVTNGVHVPTWVDSRISRLARDQFGSEAEAHGRWDLAYNVSDADVWALRREMRAALVDDVRKRLRAAWKKRGAADAELGWTDNVLDPDVLTIGFARRVPTYKRLTLMLREPKRLKALLLHKEHPIQLVIAGKSHPADDAGKKMIQDLVRFTDDPEVRHRIAFLPNYDIAMARTLFPGCDVWLNNPLRPLEACGTSGMKAALNGSLNLSVLDGWWDEMYDGENGWAIPTANNGASPEERDDIEAAALYELLENQVAPRFYGNTVSEDAGAAGPSTTSGPEKVPTHWVSMIKHTLSHLGPQVSAERMLRDYVNTLYRPAAEAGRSAGANSYSQARNLAAWTAKVRSAWPHVHVEHVDSVGVSEDPQIGDTLQVNAYVALHSLTPKDVSVEVAYGRAEESDTLAEITVMELKVQEDLGSGRHLFSGSLVIDRSGSFGYTVRVLPRHDALANKAELGLIVNA; translated from the coding sequence GTGAAGGCAATCCGCAGATTTACTGTCCGTACAGTCCTCCCTGAGCCGATCCGCCCGCTGGCCCGGCTGGCCAGCAATTTGCGCTGGTCCTGGCACCGCCCCACCCGGGATCTCTTTGCCGGGCTGAACCCCCGGCTTTGGACCGAAAGCGGCGAGGATCCGGTCGGCTTCCTGGGCCTCGTAAGCCGCGAAGAGCTGCAGCAGCTTGCCGCGAACCAGTCCGTGGTGGAACGCGTCCGTGCCGCCGAGGAGGACCTTGACCGGTACCTTGAGGAGCCGCGCTGGTACCAGGGCCTGGGGCCGGACGCACCGGCCTCGATTGCCTACTTCTCCCCCGAGTTCGGCATCACCGAAGTCCTTCCGCAGTACTCCGGCGGCCTGGGCATCCTGGCCGGGGACCACCTGAAGGCGGCCTCCGACCTGGGCGTGCCCCTGATCGGCGTGGGCCTGCTGTACCAGGCCGGATACTTCAAGCAGTCCCTCTCCCGGGACGCCTGGCAGCAGGAAACCTATCCTGTCCTGGATCCGGACGGATTGCCGCTCACCCTGCTCCGCGAGCCTTCCCCGGACGGCAACGGCCGGCCCCTGCAGGTCTCGTTGCCCCTTCCCAACAACCGCCGGCTCCTGGCTCACATCTGGCGTGCCGACGTCGGGCGTGTCCCGCTGCTGCTCCTGGACTCCAACGTCCCGGGAAATGACGAAGCGGCCCGCAGCATCACCGACCGCCTGTACGGCGGCGGCGGGGACCACCGGCTGCAGCAGGAGCTGCTGCTGGGCATGGGCGGGGTCAAGGCACTGCGCGCCTTCCAAAAGCTCACCGGGACGGTAGCCCCGGAGGTGTTCCACACCAACGAGGGCCACGCCGGTTTCCTGGGCATCGAACGCATCCAGGAACTGATGGCCGGGGACGAGGCGCTCACCTTTGATGAGGCGCTGGCTGCCGGCCGCGCGTCCACCGTCTTCACCACCCACACGCCAGTACCCGCGGGCATCGACCGGTTTGAGATCGCCCAGATCCACCATTTCTTCCAAGCTGGACTGGCACCGGCGGTCCCCGTGGACCGGATCCTGGAGCTGGGCCGGGAGAACTACGCCGACGGCAACGCGTCAGTGTTCAACATGGCCGTGATGGGCCTCCGGCTGGCGCAGCGGGCAAACGGCGTGGCGAAGTTGCACGGTGAAGTGTCCCGCGGCATGTTCTCGGCCCTGTGGCCCGGGTTCGACCACTCCGAGGTGCCCATCACGTCCGTGACCAACGGCGTACACGTCCCCACCTGGGTGGACAGCCGGATTTCCAGGCTCGCCCGGGACCAGTTCGGCAGTGAAGCGGAAGCCCACGGACGCTGGGACCTCGCCTACAACGTCAGCGACGCCGACGTCTGGGCGCTGCGCCGCGAGATGCGCGCCGCCTTGGTGGACGATGTCCGCAAGCGGCTGCGCGCCGCATGGAAGAAGCGCGGCGCCGCCGACGCCGAATTGGGCTGGACGGATAACGTCCTGGACCCGGACGTGCTCACCATCGGGTTCGCCCGCCGTGTTCCCACGTACAAGCGGCTCACCCTGATGCTGCGCGAGCCCAAACGGCTCAAGGCACTGCTCCTGCACAAGGAACACCCCATCCAGCTGGTCATCGCCGGCAAGTCCCACCCCGCCGACGATGCGGGCAAGAAGATGATCCAGGACCTGGTCCGCTTCACGGATGATCCTGAGGTCCGCCACCGCATCGCCTTCCTGCCGAACTACGACATCGCGATGGCACGCACCCTGTTCCCGGGCTGCGACGTGTGGCTGAACAACCCGCTTCGGCCGCTTGAGGCCTGCGGAACGTCCGGCATGAAGGCTGCCCTGAACGGCTCGCTGAACCTTTCCGTCCTGGACGGCTGGTGGGATGAGATGTACGACGGCGAGAACGGCTGGGCGATCCCCACCGCCAATAACGGCGCATCGCCGGAGGAACGCGACGACATCGAGGCCGCTGCCCTGTATGAGCTCCTTGAGAACCAGGTTGCCCCGCGCTTCTACGGCAACACGGTGTCCGAAGACGCCGGCGCCGCGGGTCCGTCCACGACGTCGGGCCCCGAGAAGGTGCCCACGCACTGGGTGTCAATGATCAAGCACACGCTCTCGCACCTTGGGCCGCAGGTTTCGGCCGAGCGCATGCTGCGCGACTATGTGAACACCCTCTACCGCCCGGCGGCGGAGGCGGGCCGGAGCGCCGGCGCGAATTCGTACTCGCAGGCCCGCAACCTCGCAGCCTGGACGGCAAAGGTCCGCTCCGCCTGGCCGCACGTGCATGTGGAGCACGTTGACTCGGTGGGTGTTTCCGAAGACCCGCAGATCGGCGACACGCTCCAGGTCAACGCCTACGTGGCCCTGCACAGCCTCACTCCCAAGGACGTGAGCGTGGAAGTAGCCTACGGCCGGGCCGAGGAAAGCGACACGCTGGCAGAGATCACCGTGATGGAACTCAAGGTTCAGGAAGACCTGGGCAGCGGCCGGCACCTGTTCAGCGGCTCCCTGGTGATCGACCGGTCCGGGTCCTTCGGCTACACCGTGCGGGTACTGCCGCGGCATGACGCGCTGGCGAACAAGGCTGAACTGGGACTGATCGTCAACGCGTAA
- the glgX gene encoding glycogen debranching protein GlgX: MAMPLFDTAASTTDASTALPLGVSVARPDVARAGLSGIGRGRPARANVACYAPGVRNLEIVYKAPGGDWRVQALPNVSQGVHHGIVDNLPYGSRYGFREAAAGQSLPLAVPAGGIDDDGGQPLLLDPYGHAVDQSDGLLTSVRMAGDFDWGPDARLKLPWRDTIIYEAHVRGQSMLHPDVPEELRGTYAGLAHPAILEHLKSLGVTSVQLLPVHFHLDEPHLQDLGLTNYWGYNTVAFFAPHPGYATKAAQEAGPQAVQDEFKGMVKALHAAGLEVILDVVYNHTAEGGANGQTISFRGLGEEKYYRTDGHGRYVDTTGCGNSLDFSQPRVVQLALDSLRYWVDEFHIDGFRFDLAVTLCRNAANEFDPKHPFLVDIAADPVLADVKLIAEPWDVGPGGWQTGRFPAGWVDWNDHFRDAVRSFWLADRAALESGGQGGSVSRLADVLSGSAALFAASGRSRLASLNYITSHDGFTMNDLVSYDRKHNEANGEQNRDGHGDNRSYNHGFEGPTEDGLVLAKRAQSRRNLMASLMVSLGVPMIMAGDELARTQQGNNNVYCQDNAIAWLDWTRTPESHEMLRSTKRYIRLRKEFLAAQPNDFPVQDEQSYLYWFDHNGHPMSMERWNDPHHRVMQLLLGSDDGTLAGLVVVNGSTSDVQVTLPRIIVGGAPHRMFELRLTTSPLHELRQGIRVSSGEKDLVEANSMNIYRT; the protein is encoded by the coding sequence ATGGCCATGCCGCTCTTCGACACCGCTGCTTCCACCACGGACGCCTCTACGGCGCTTCCACTCGGTGTCAGTGTCGCGCGCCCGGACGTGGCCCGGGCAGGTTTATCCGGCATCGGAAGGGGGCGCCCGGCGCGGGCCAACGTGGCCTGTTACGCCCCGGGTGTCCGGAACCTGGAAATTGTCTACAAGGCCCCCGGCGGCGACTGGCGTGTCCAGGCACTGCCCAACGTGAGCCAGGGCGTCCATCACGGGATCGTGGACAACCTGCCGTATGGTTCGCGGTATGGCTTCCGAGAAGCAGCTGCCGGGCAGTCCCTGCCGTTGGCCGTGCCCGCAGGCGGGATCGACGACGACGGCGGGCAACCGCTGCTGTTGGACCCCTACGGCCACGCCGTGGACCAGTCCGACGGTCTCCTGACGAGCGTGCGGATGGCTGGCGACTTCGACTGGGGACCGGACGCGCGGCTGAAGCTGCCGTGGCGGGACACCATCATTTATGAGGCCCACGTCCGCGGGCAGAGCATGCTCCACCCCGATGTGCCCGAGGAACTCCGCGGCACGTACGCCGGGCTGGCGCACCCTGCCATCCTGGAGCACCTCAAGAGCCTGGGCGTCACGTCCGTCCAGCTGCTGCCCGTGCACTTCCACCTGGATGAACCGCACCTGCAGGACTTGGGCCTGACCAATTACTGGGGTTACAACACCGTCGCCTTTTTCGCCCCGCACCCCGGCTATGCCACCAAAGCTGCGCAGGAAGCCGGCCCCCAGGCTGTCCAGGATGAGTTCAAGGGCATGGTCAAGGCGCTGCATGCCGCCGGGCTGGAAGTCATCCTCGATGTGGTCTACAACCACACAGCAGAGGGCGGCGCCAATGGCCAGACGATCAGCTTCCGCGGCCTGGGGGAGGAAAAGTACTACCGCACCGACGGGCACGGCAGGTACGTGGACACTACTGGCTGCGGCAACAGCCTGGACTTTTCCCAGCCCCGGGTGGTCCAGTTGGCCCTGGACTCCTTGCGGTACTGGGTGGATGAGTTCCACATCGACGGCTTCCGGTTTGACCTGGCGGTGACGCTCTGCCGGAATGCCGCTAATGAGTTCGATCCCAAGCACCCGTTCCTGGTGGATATCGCGGCGGATCCCGTCCTGGCCGATGTGAAGCTCATTGCCGAACCCTGGGATGTGGGCCCCGGCGGCTGGCAGACCGGGCGGTTCCCGGCGGGCTGGGTGGATTGGAACGACCACTTCCGGGATGCCGTGCGCTCCTTCTGGCTGGCCGACCGGGCCGCCCTGGAGTCCGGCGGCCAGGGCGGTTCTGTGTCCAGGCTCGCGGACGTGCTGTCCGGTTCCGCGGCCCTCTTTGCCGCCTCCGGCCGCTCGCGGCTGGCCTCGCTGAACTACATCACCTCCCACGACGGCTTCACGATGAACGATCTGGTCTCCTATGACCGGAAGCACAACGAGGCCAACGGCGAGCAGAACCGGGACGGGCACGGCGACAACCGCAGCTACAACCACGGTTTTGAGGGCCCCACTGAGGACGGCCTGGTCCTCGCCAAGCGTGCGCAGTCCCGCCGGAACCTGATGGCCTCGCTGATGGTTTCCCTGGGCGTGCCCATGATCATGGCCGGAGACGAACTGGCGCGGACCCAGCAGGGCAACAACAACGTATATTGCCAGGACAACGCCATCGCTTGGCTCGACTGGACCAGGACGCCGGAATCGCACGAGATGCTCCGGAGCACCAAGCGGTACATCCGCCTGCGCAAGGAGTTCCTGGCCGCACAGCCCAACGATTTCCCGGTGCAGGACGAACAGTCCTACCTCTACTGGTTCGACCACAACGGCCACCCCATGTCCATGGAACGCTGGAACGATCCGCACCACCGCGTTATGCAGCTCCTGCTCGGCTCCGATGACGGCACCCTGGCCGGCCTGGTGGTGGTAAACGGCAGTACCTCCGACGTGCAGGTCACCCTGCCCCGGATCATTGTGGGAGGCGCTCCGCACCGGATGTTCGAGCTGCGGCTGACCACCTCACCGCTGCACGAGCTCCGGCAGGGGATCAGGGTTTCATCGGGGGAGAAGGACCTCGTCGAGGCCAACTCCATGAACATTTACCGCACGTAA
- the cysS gene encoding cysteine--tRNA ligase: MTLRFYDTASAEVRNFVPLVEGKASLYYCGATVQGMPHVGHIRSAIAFDQLTRWLQYRGLRVTVVRNVTDIDDKILAKSEASFAPDFSPEPGEVAGEEWWALAYRYEQEFLKAYDALGVSRPTYEPRATGHIPEMHALIQQLIERGHAYPALDESGDVYFDVRSWSKYGSLTRQNIDDMQAAPDADPRGKKDPRDFALWKGSKAGEPPTASWASPWGAGRPGWHLECSAMVTKYLGTEFDIHGGGLDLRFPHHENELAQSQAAGHSFANFWMHNGMVTYEGEKMSKSIGNTVSPAEMLELAPPRVVRYYLGQAHYRSVLDYRPTSLQEAAAAVERIDGFIAKAAARSGDGADRAEGSPAAATFGTSDEAVRTFSEAMDDDLNVPRALAALHETVRAGNTALAEGDDASARHALDAVMIMTGVLGLNDVAGTDAGNSKEAAALDVLVQAQLEARAAARAEKNWAASDAIRNTLAAAGVVVEDGPDGATWSLKRD; the protein is encoded by the coding sequence GTGACCCTGCGCTTCTATGACACTGCCTCCGCCGAAGTCCGGAACTTCGTCCCCCTCGTCGAGGGCAAGGCCAGCCTCTATTACTGCGGGGCCACGGTGCAGGGCATGCCCCACGTTGGCCACATCCGCTCCGCCATTGCATTCGACCAGCTCACCCGCTGGCTCCAATACCGGGGCCTTCGGGTCACTGTGGTCCGGAACGTCACCGACATCGACGACAAGATCCTGGCGAAGTCCGAAGCATCGTTCGCGCCGGACTTCAGCCCGGAACCCGGCGAAGTTGCAGGGGAAGAATGGTGGGCCCTCGCTTACCGCTACGAGCAGGAATTCCTGAAGGCCTATGACGCCCTGGGCGTCTCCCGGCCCACGTATGAACCCCGCGCCACCGGCCATATCCCGGAGATGCACGCGCTCATCCAGCAACTGATCGAGCGCGGCCACGCCTACCCGGCCCTGGACGAGTCCGGGGACGTGTACTTTGATGTCCGTTCCTGGAGCAAATACGGCTCCCTCACACGGCAGAACATCGATGACATGCAGGCGGCGCCGGACGCAGACCCGCGGGGTAAGAAGGACCCCCGCGACTTCGCCCTGTGGAAGGGTTCCAAAGCCGGAGAACCGCCGACGGCGAGCTGGGCCTCCCCTTGGGGAGCGGGCCGGCCCGGCTGGCACCTTGAGTGCTCCGCCATGGTCACCAAATACCTGGGCACCGAGTTTGATATCCACGGCGGCGGCCTGGACCTGCGGTTCCCGCACCATGAAAACGAGCTGGCCCAGTCCCAGGCGGCAGGCCACTCGTTCGCCAACTTCTGGATGCACAACGGCATGGTCACCTATGAGGGCGAAAAGATGTCCAAGTCCATCGGAAACACCGTCAGCCCTGCCGAGATGCTGGAACTGGCCCCACCCCGCGTGGTCCGCTACTACCTCGGCCAGGCGCACTACCGCTCAGTCCTGGATTACCGCCCCACCTCTCTTCAGGAAGCCGCAGCCGCCGTCGAACGCATTGACGGTTTTATCGCGAAAGCCGCCGCCCGGTCCGGCGATGGCGCGGACCGGGCCGAGGGCAGTCCCGCCGCGGCCACCTTCGGTACATCTGATGAGGCAGTCCGCACATTTTCCGAGGCGATGGACGACGACCTTAATGTTCCCCGCGCACTCGCGGCACTTCACGAGACCGTCCGTGCCGGGAACACCGCCCTCGCCGAAGGCGACGATGCCTCAGCCCGGCACGCCTTGGATGCTGTGATGATCATGACCGGGGTCCTCGGACTCAACGACGTGGCCGGAACGGATGCAGGCAACAGCAAGGAAGCAGCCGCTTTGGACGTCCTCGTGCAGGCGCAGCTGGAAGCCCGCGCTGCGGCGCGCGCCGAAAAGAACTGGGCCGCATCCGATGCCATTCGGAACACCCTGGCGGCAGCCGGCGTCGTGGTGGAGGACGGCCCGGACGGGGCAACCTGGAGCCTTAAGCGCGACTGA
- a CDS encoding barstar family protein, whose translation MKIYSAETWTLEELQEQVVDAGRRSLLVPAADSRKAVLETFGEVLNFPEHYGVNLDALNDSLHDFADSITDNGTPPVTVLWQVAGPFRGDRSFGIICEILQDAERYAGKDLAVTAVLL comes from the coding sequence ATGAAGATCTACTCCGCTGAGACCTGGACCTTGGAAGAGCTGCAGGAACAGGTGGTCGACGCCGGACGCCGCAGCTTGCTGGTCCCGGCGGCCGACAGCAGGAAGGCCGTCCTGGAAACCTTCGGCGAGGTCCTCAACTTTCCGGAACACTACGGGGTCAACCTGGATGCGCTGAATGATTCCCTGCATGATTTTGCGGACAGCATCACGGACAACGGCACCCCCCCGGTCACGGTGCTCTGGCAGGTGGCCGGGCCATTCCGCGGCGACCGGTCCTTCGGGATCATCTGCGAGATCCTCCAGGACGCCGAGCGCTACGCCGGCAAGGACCTGGCCGTCACCGCGGTCCTGCTCTAG